Part of the Pseudomonas baltica genome is shown below.
GCGCAAGGGCTGCGGCAGGCGGACCGGGCAACCCCCGCCGGAGCCAACAAGGGCAGGGGTTTGAAGAAAGGTGCTCCCCGACGAACCGCTGTCGGTGTAGCCCTTGAACCCGAAAGTTCAAGGTGGAGATTACAGGAGGCCTTAAGGCTTTCCGTCGAGCGGACATGCACACCGGCCCCACGTGCAACCCCCGTGGTTGTGCGTATCGGCTCAGGGACATGACCGACTGGCAAGCACTCCAGGGAACGGTTGCCAGTATACCCCAAAGCGAGCGCGGAATCAGCCCTTGGGTGCGTCGGCATCGCTGGCCAACGCCAGATCGACACGGTCGAGCAGGTCGCGAACCTGCTCGCGAGTCGAGCCGTCGGCGGCTGCAGGCGCATCCTGGCGGTGCAGCAGATCATGGGTGATATTCAGCGCGGCCATCACCGCAATACGGTCGGCGCCGATGACTTTGCCGCTGCTGCGAATCTCGCGCATCTTGCCATCCAGGTAGCGCGCCGCGCCCACCAGATTGCTGCGTTCTTCCTGTGGGCAAATGATCGAATACTCTTTGTCGAGGATCTGCACGGTGACGCTATTGCTTGAACTCATGAGTCTTGCTCCAGGGCCTTGAGGCGCGAAATCATCGATTCAACCTTGCGCCGGGCGATTTCATTTTTTTCGATCAGATGCGCGCGCTCCTCGCGCCAGGATTTTTCCTGAGCTAGTAGGAGTCCGTTTTGCTGTTTTAGTTGCTCGACTCGATCGATCAATCGTTCAAGTCTGTCCATCAGGAGGTTCAGGTCGGTTTGTTCCATGGGGCTGTTCGATTCGGTCCTGGAGGATGAAATATGGTCCGAATGCGGGTGGACCTGGAGGCTTGTAATAGTCGGCGGCGGCGTCGATGGTCTTGGCGTGCCTGCCGGTGCTAGGATACAAGGCCTTCATTCTAGACATTGCGCCGCTTGGCGCCTAGTTATCATGCCTATACAGAATTCCCCGTATCACGCTTTTGCCGCATTGCTCAACACTGGCGACCATCCGGTATCGCCCGCCGAACTGCATGGCCTGCTGCTCGGCCGCAGTTGCGGTGGCGCCGGTTTCGACAACGACACCTGGATCGCCGATGCTGCCGACCTGCTGGGTGGCGAGCCCCAGGACAACATCCGCCAGGCGCTGATCGGTCTGCAAGAGATGGTCAAGGGCGAGCTCACCAGCGACGACATGACCGTGGTGCTGCTGTTGCCGAGTGATGACACGGCCCTCAAGGAGCGCGCCGAGGCCTTGGGCCAGTGGTGCCAGGGCTTCCTCACCGGCTTCGGTATCGCTGCGGGCGACACTGCTTTGAGCACCGATGCCATGGAAGTGCTGCAGGATCTGACCGCCATCGCTCAAGTCCAGGATGCCCTCGAGGAATCCGATGACGGCGAGAACGACTACATGGAAGTCATGGAGTACCTGCGCGTCGCGCCATTGCTGCTGTTCACTGAGCTGAACAAGCCGGCGGCGCCGGTCGCCAAGCCAACGCAGCACTGATCCAGACTTTT
Proteins encoded:
- a CDS encoding TIGR02449 family protein: MEQTDLNLLMDRLERLIDRVEQLKQQNGLLLAQEKSWREERAHLIEKNEIARRKVESMISRLKALEQDS
- a CDS encoding cell division protein ZapA, coding for MSSSNSVTVQILDKEYSIICPQEERSNLVGAARYLDGKMREIRSSGKVIGADRIAVMAALNITHDLLHRQDAPAAADGSTREQVRDLLDRVDLALASDADAPKG
- a CDS encoding YecA family protein — encoded protein: MPIQNSPYHAFAALLNTGDHPVSPAELHGLLLGRSCGGAGFDNDTWIADAADLLGGEPQDNIRQALIGLQEMVKGELTSDDMTVVLLLPSDDTALKERAEALGQWCQGFLTGFGIAAGDTALSTDAMEVLQDLTAIAQVQDALEESDDGENDYMEVMEYLRVAPLLLFTELNKPAAPVAKPTQH